One Spinacia oleracea cultivar Varoflay chromosome 4, BTI_SOV_V1, whole genome shotgun sequence DNA segment encodes these proteins:
- the LOC130459242 gene encoding uncharacterized protein isoform X1, translating into MDEYNGNLVVVADGHVEPWPNDLVHHTKMMETHYKVGVDKPYSEFGEIDLPVPTPDRLTKLGKTEGSYLQWPKDLVLFDDEEMVTPPPKKKAKPHHGKGSEKGSTKGSCVLKKGSGSKNKDTSKSDNPIGSKVDGLRVECELLSYMMSNMPKLSSALSLPASIFSYKKDTLTSVKSRDISEFLTKDFAGIKVLQVYMMYLYHEYIFPLKLSHINFLCPDAISCAAMKKNRLSVIDYIKDAFLNERKKDVQSKFLLAPYHEGNHWVLIVLDLVLGLAYVFDSATPPPPGTRKLEGFNFIQMAYRIYWTNLENDKRKIKSQKLRFIQMKCAQQVDAVDSGYYVMKYMHDVVTVYNEYKDNLSEGYVQREMPYSDEELEETREQWAKYFKDNYLMDAGE; encoded by the exons ATGGATGAGTACAATGGGAATTTGGTGGTTGTGGCAGATGGTCACGTGGAACCTTGGCCTAATGACTTGGTTCACCACACAAAAATGATGGAAACCCATTACAAGGTCGGTGTTGATAAACCATATAGCGAGTTCGGCGAGATAGACCTTCCCGTTCCCACGCCAGATCGTCTTACCAAATTGGGGAAAACTGAGGGAAGTTATTTGCAATGGCCCAAAGATTTGGTGTTGTTCGACGACGAG gaaATGGTGACGCCGCCGCCAAAGAAGAAGGCTAAACCGCACCATGGTAAAGGAAGTGAGAAAGGGAGCACCAAAGGTAGTTGTGTCCTTAAAAAGGGATCTGGATCAAAAAACAAAGATACATCAAAAAGTGATAACCCCATTGGTAGTAAAGTTGATGGCCTTAGGGTGGAGTGTGAACTACTATCTTACATGATGTCCAATATGCCTAAATTATCATCAGCATTATCACTTCCTGCTTCAATTTTCTCGTACAAAAAGGACACACTGACTTCTGTCAAATCTCGTGATATCTCTGAGTTTCTCACGAAGGATTTTGCCGGTATTAAAGTACTTCAAGTTTATATGAT GTACTTGTATCATGAATACATATTCCCCTTAAAGTTGTCTCATATTAACTTTTTGTGTCCCGATGCAATTTCTTGTGCCGCAATGAAGAAGAATCGTTTAAGCGTTATTGACTATATAAAAGATGCTTTCTTAAATGAAAGGAAAAAGGATGTGCAGTCAAAATTCTTGTTGGCTCCCTACCATGAAGG GAATCATTGGGTTCTTATCGTCCTTGATCTTGTCCTTGGCCTAGCATACGTGTTTGATTCAGCCACTCCTCCCCCTCCCGGGACACGGAAGTTAGAAGGGTTCAATTTTATACAAAT GGCATATAGAATTTATTGGACTAATCTTGAAAATGACAAACGGAAGATTAAGTCACAAAAGTTACGATTCATACAGATGAAG tgtgctcaacaagttGATGCAGTGGATAGTGGTTATTATGTGATGAAATACATGCATGATGTTGTCACAGTATACAATGAATACAAGGATAATTTGTCTGAG gGTTATGTACAAAGAGAAATGCCATATTCTGATGAGGAGTTAGAAGAAACTCGAGAACAATGGGCAAAGTATTTTAaggacaactatttgatggatgCCGGCgaatga
- the LOC130459242 gene encoding uncharacterized protein isoform X2, translating to MDEYNGNLVVVADGHVEPWPNDLVHHTKMMETHYKVGVDKPYSEFGEIDLPVPTPDRLTKLGKTEGSYLQWPKDLVLFDDEEMVTPPPKKKAKPHHGKGSEKGSTKGSCVLKKGSGSKNKDTSKSDNPIGSKVDGLRVECELLSYMMSNMPKLSSALSLPASIFSYKKDTLTSVKSRDISEFLTKDFAGIKVLQVYMMYLYHEYIFPLKLSHINFLCPDAISCAAMKKNRLSVIDYIKDAFLNERKKDVQSKFLLAPYHEGNHWVLIVLDLVLGLAYVFDSATPPPPGTRKLEGFNFIQMAYRIYWTNLENDKRKIKSQKLRFIQMKGYVQREMPYSDEELEETREQWAKYFKDNYLMDAGE from the exons ATGGATGAGTACAATGGGAATTTGGTGGTTGTGGCAGATGGTCACGTGGAACCTTGGCCTAATGACTTGGTTCACCACACAAAAATGATGGAAACCCATTACAAGGTCGGTGTTGATAAACCATATAGCGAGTTCGGCGAGATAGACCTTCCCGTTCCCACGCCAGATCGTCTTACCAAATTGGGGAAAACTGAGGGAAGTTATTTGCAATGGCCCAAAGATTTGGTGTTGTTCGACGACGAG gaaATGGTGACGCCGCCGCCAAAGAAGAAGGCTAAACCGCACCATGGTAAAGGAAGTGAGAAAGGGAGCACCAAAGGTAGTTGTGTCCTTAAAAAGGGATCTGGATCAAAAAACAAAGATACATCAAAAAGTGATAACCCCATTGGTAGTAAAGTTGATGGCCTTAGGGTGGAGTGTGAACTACTATCTTACATGATGTCCAATATGCCTAAATTATCATCAGCATTATCACTTCCTGCTTCAATTTTCTCGTACAAAAAGGACACACTGACTTCTGTCAAATCTCGTGATATCTCTGAGTTTCTCACGAAGGATTTTGCCGGTATTAAAGTACTTCAAGTTTATATGAT GTACTTGTATCATGAATACATATTCCCCTTAAAGTTGTCTCATATTAACTTTTTGTGTCCCGATGCAATTTCTTGTGCCGCAATGAAGAAGAATCGTTTAAGCGTTATTGACTATATAAAAGATGCTTTCTTAAATGAAAGGAAAAAGGATGTGCAGTCAAAATTCTTGTTGGCTCCCTACCATGAAGG GAATCATTGGGTTCTTATCGTCCTTGATCTTGTCCTTGGCCTAGCATACGTGTTTGATTCAGCCACTCCTCCCCCTCCCGGGACACGGAAGTTAGAAGGGTTCAATTTTATACAAAT GGCATATAGAATTTATTGGACTAATCTTGAAAATGACAAACGGAAGATTAAGTCACAAAAGTTACGATTCATACAGATGAAG gGTTATGTACAAAGAGAAATGCCATATTCTGATGAGGAGTTAGAAGAAACTCGAGAACAATGGGCAAAGTATTTTAaggacaactatttgatggatgCCGGCgaatga
- the LOC130472007 gene encoding uncharacterized protein: MPDGTWDVDPNEPDTQRIVSLVNENLEQQNKQQEEGTFVPERAVDALTKALGKPDRHGHVKALGGNVGYEKAFGPLDRKARMASQSVCSSEELDALRSSLTQFEATFEERLQERVAQEVQKHVKTMMEQMSGLHMPNLGTPNLGTPNLGTPKYHTNVTNSSLPFREIKVNNVVFVISTCKINVFIKLLLLDH; encoded by the exons ATGCCTGACGGGACGTGGGATGTTGATCCAAATGAGCCTGATACACAACGGATTGTCTCTCTAGTT AATGAGAATTTGGAGcaacaaaacaaacaacaagAGGAAGGGACATTTGTTCCAGAACGAGCTGTTGATGCATTAACAAAGGCTCTTGGAAAGCCTGACCGTCATGGGCATGTCAAAGCGCTCGGTGGTAATGTTGGGTACGAAAAGGCATTTGGACCACTAGATAGAAAGGCAAGAATGGCGAGTCAAAGTGTTTGTTCCTCCGAAGAGTTAGATGCATTAAGGTCTTCCTTGACCCAATTTGAGGCCACATTTGAAGAAAGATTGCAAGAACGGGTGGCACAAGAAGTCCAAAAACATGTTAAAACCATGATGGAACAAATGAGTGGTCTACACATGCCTAACTTAGGCACACCTAACTTAGGCACGCCTAACTTAGGCACACCTAAGTATCACACCAACGTGACAAATTCATCACTACCATTCCGTGAAATAAAGGTAAATAATGTTGTTTTTGTAATTAGTACATGTAAAataaatgtatttataaaactTTTGTTACTTGATCATTGA